Proteins from a genomic interval of Collinsella sp. zg1085:
- the dnaJ gene encoding molecular chaperone DnaJ, translating to MADSKDYYEILGVERDADQRTIKRAFLKRAREVHPDVSDAPDAEERFKELNEAYSVLSDEEKRAMYDRYGSAAGPGMGSGYVDISDIFGGMGMEDIFSSFFGGGTGGGRAQQARTRGRDMSIHVSITLEEAALGTTKTISFDRMAPCDDCNGSGLAEGAQEEDCSRCHGSGFVTQVQRSIFGQVQSSAPCPDCHGEGRIIDHPCEMCQGQGRTPSHETIDVHIPAGIGSGRQLRVQDFGEAGYRGAASGDLLVSVEVEAHERFQRRGNDLYLEQRISMVQAALGTTLELPGIMPDEMVTVEVPAGSQFGDLITVNEKGMPRMGGGGSRGRFIVSLAIEIPRTLSAEERELLEKLAQLAQTPVNTKRSVGEYIRDTIDDIFND from the coding sequence GTGGCTGATTCAAAGGACTACTACGAGATATTAGGCGTCGAGCGCGATGCTGATCAGCGTACTATTAAGCGTGCATTTTTGAAACGCGCCCGCGAAGTCCATCCCGATGTATCGGATGCCCCTGATGCAGAAGAGCGATTCAAAGAACTTAACGAGGCATATTCGGTTTTATCAGACGAAGAAAAGCGTGCCATGTATGACCGCTATGGCTCAGCCGCAGGTCCTGGTATGGGAAGTGGATATGTAGATATCTCCGACATTTTTGGCGGCATGGGCATGGAGGATATTTTCTCCTCCTTTTTTGGTGGTGGTACCGGGGGTGGACGTGCACAGCAGGCGCGTACGCGGGGACGTGACATGTCTATTCACGTGAGCATTACCCTTGAAGAAGCGGCGCTTGGAACCACTAAAACGATTAGTTTTGACCGTATGGCGCCCTGTGATGACTGTAATGGGTCAGGTCTAGCAGAAGGTGCACAAGAAGAGGATTGCTCGCGCTGTCATGGCTCTGGTTTTGTGACACAGGTACAACGCTCTATTTTTGGACAGGTGCAATCAAGTGCCCCGTGTCCTGATTGTCATGGCGAGGGAAGAATTATCGACCATCCCTGTGAGATGTGTCAGGGTCAGGGTCGCACCCCCTCTCACGAAACAATTGATGTTCACATTCCTGCAGGAATTGGTTCTGGTCGGCAGCTTCGTGTTCAAGACTTTGGTGAAGCAGGGTATCGCGGTGCTGCCTCTGGTGATTTGCTTGTCAGCGTTGAAGTTGAAGCGCATGAACGTTTCCAGCGGCGCGGCAACGATTTGTACCTTGAACAGCGCATATCAATGGTTCAAGCAGCTCTAGGTACCACGCTTGAGCTCCCCGGCATTATGCCCGATGAGATGGTAACCGTTGAGGTTCCTGCTGGCTCCCAATTTGGCGATTTGATTACCGTAAACGAAAAGGGTATGCCGCGCATGGGTGGCGGTGGTTCACGTGGCCGCTTTATAGTTTCATTGGCGATAGAAATTCCTCGGACTCTGTCAGCAGAAGAGCGTGAATTGCTTGAAAAGTTAGCTCAACTCGCTCAAACCCCTGTAAACACTAAACGGAGTGTGGGCGAATATATCAGGGATACCATTGACGATATCTTTAATGACTAA
- a CDS encoding MiaB/RimO family radical SAM methylthiotransferase, translated as MHTLHAEVINLGCRVNRVESDMIERDLVRAGFSLAAADTRDVVVINTCAVTGEAEAKTRKAVRRALALPGNPLVLVTGCAVNLNAAAYESLSHRVLAEPQKTRVVSRLCSALKIDVTHLRGHAPVDMLSMARVGIKIQDGCNHRCSYCIVWKARGREQSMAVDDILRDVEEAAQRGAAEVVLTGVNLGTYHALTPAGARIDLAELLYIIAEKTTIPQIRISSIEPMDVHERLIEAMATLHQKVAPFVHLPLQSGSNATLRRMHRPYSVERVFALAEQLRAQVPQIALSTDVIAGFPGETDDEFEESLSTCKQLGFSRMHVFRFSPRPGTPAADMENQIAPELKAERALRLRVCAEQMARADALKRVGSVERAIFETGRMATLGSFHRVICDDEDFKLDVPALHQVRLHSIDEQGTLYASLCHA; from the coding sequence ATGCACACACTACATGCTGAGGTTATCAATTTAGGATGTCGCGTTAATCGTGTTGAGTCAGACATGATTGAGCGTGATTTAGTGCGTGCGGGATTTTCGCTGGCAGCAGCTGATACACGAGACGTAGTTGTTATCAATACCTGCGCGGTAACCGGTGAGGCTGAGGCAAAAACACGCAAGGCGGTTCGCCGCGCCCTTGCGCTTCCCGGTAATCCCTTGGTACTGGTAACAGGTTGTGCAGTGAACTTAAACGCTGCAGCGTATGAGTCCTTGTCGCACCGCGTATTGGCAGAGCCACAAAAAACTCGTGTCGTCTCTCGTTTGTGTTCAGCACTCAAGATAGACGTTACGCATCTGAGAGGGCATGCACCAGTAGATATGCTATCTATGGCGCGTGTTGGCATCAAAATTCAAGACGGCTGTAATCATCGCTGCAGTTATTGTATTGTGTGGAAGGCACGCGGGCGCGAACAGTCAATGGCGGTAGACGATATTCTTCGCGACGTAGAAGAGGCTGCTCAGCGTGGAGCAGCTGAGGTAGTTTTAACCGGTGTAAACCTAGGAACCTATCACGCATTAACGCCAGCGGGCGCGCGTATAGACCTTGCGGAACTTCTATATATCATTGCTGAGAAAACAACTATTCCGCAAATTCGCATTTCATCAATTGAACCCATGGATGTTCATGAGCGATTGATTGAGGCGATGGCTACGCTGCATCAAAAGGTGGCACCGTTTGTGCACCTACCCTTGCAATCGGGCTCTAACGCAACACTTAGACGTATGCACCGCCCATACTCAGTCGAGCGTGTGTTTGCGCTTGCAGAGCAACTACGCGCTCAAGTTCCACAGATTGCCTTATCAACTGATGTCATCGCTGGATTTCCAGGAGAAACAGACGATGAATTTGAAGAGAGTCTTTCTACGTGCAAACAACTTGGGTTTTCTCGCATGCATGTCTTTCGTTTTAGTCCGCGTCCAGGTACTCCTGCGGCCGATATGGAGAACCAAATCGCACCTGAACTCAAAGCTGAACGCGCGCTCCGTCTCCGTGTTTGTGCTGAGCAGATGGCACGCGCAGATGCCCTCAAGCGCGTAGGAAGCGTTGAGCGTGCTATCTTTGAGACAGGACGCATGGCAACATTAGGCTCGTTTCATCGAGTAATCTGTGATGATGAAGATTTTAAGCTCGATGTACCCGCGCTCCATCAAGTTCGCTTGCACTCAATTGATGAACAGGGCACGCTCTATGCTTCGCTCTGTCATGCATAA
- a CDS encoding PhoH family protein: protein MESATIKLVVPEDVDLKLLVGPADTHLRRIHALSPARVVLRGRMLILSGSSHDLEYLHQLFMQLFDLLRHGEHINDADIERYYQSIQSSAAPALGFSTDAILMQNSQSIRPKTPHQQAYISAMTQNTMTFCFGPAGTGKTYLAIAMALSMLKQQTISRIVLTRPVVEAGESLGFLPGGLEEKLDPYVRPLMDALIDLTDTERVTEYLEHGIIEIAPLAYMRGRTLNDAFVILDEAQNTTPEQMKMFLTRLGFNARFVITGDTTQRDLARPIGGLTHIERILQGISDIAFVHLGQEDVIRHQLVGNIVAAYEHFEQHRREESHEHTSA from the coding sequence ATGGAGTCTGCTACCATCAAACTTGTTGTTCCAGAAGATGTTGACCTTAAGCTCTTGGTAGGTCCTGCTGATACGCATTTGCGACGTATACATGCCTTGAGCCCAGCGCGTGTGGTGCTTCGCGGGCGCATGCTTATTTTGAGTGGCTCCAGTCATGACCTTGAGTATCTGCATCAACTTTTTATGCAGCTCTTTGACCTACTCCGTCACGGAGAGCATATTAATGACGCAGATATTGAGCGTTACTACCAAAGCATTCAATCAAGCGCTGCGCCGGCACTTGGTTTTTCAACGGATGCTATTTTGATGCAAAACTCTCAATCCATTCGACCTAAAACACCTCATCAACAGGCATATATATCAGCTATGACTCAAAACACTATGACCTTTTGTTTTGGACCTGCCGGTACGGGCAAAACCTATCTGGCTATAGCGATGGCGCTATCTATGCTCAAGCAACAAACAATTAGTCGCATCGTACTCACGCGACCGGTTGTAGAAGCAGGGGAGAGCTTAGGTTTCTTGCCAGGAGGCTTAGAAGAAAAACTTGACCCGTATGTGCGTCCTCTTATGGATGCACTAATTGACCTCACCGATACTGAGCGTGTTACAGAATATCTTGAGCACGGTATCATTGAAATTGCACCGCTTGCATATATGCGCGGACGCACACTCAACGATGCTTTTGTTATTTTAGATGAGGCACAAAACACCACGCCTGAGCAGATGAAAATGTTTTTGACGCGCCTAGGCTTTAATGCACGTTTTGTTATTACCGGTGATACAACACAGCGAGATTTAGCACGCCCCATTGGCGGCTTAACCCATATTGAGCGTATTTTGCAGGGTATTTCTGATATTGCCTTTGTTCATTTGGGACAAGAAGACGTGATTCGCCATCAGCTTGTTGGCAATATTGTTGCTGCCTATGAGCACTTTGAACAACACCGACGTGAGGAGTCTCATGAACACACAAGCGCTTGA
- the ybeY gene encoding rRNA maturation RNase YbeY yields MNTQALEIDVIIEDGQVCPLEHEELRIAGELCLQELAIERACCLSVSVVGATTIQALNLEWRQIDAPTDVLSFACDSPFDEDIPCNEVLELGDIVLAPEIIAAQAPQFDTSFEDEFRLMFVHGLLHILGFDHLNESDACIMEAHELAVLQSLARWRGDDPSSVLIGPTTHHEDEYLQLKRLREQL; encoded by the coding sequence ATGAACACACAAGCGCTTGAGATTGATGTGATTATTGAAGACGGTCAGGTATGTCCGCTTGAGCATGAAGAGCTGCGCATAGCAGGAGAGCTGTGTCTTCAAGAACTGGCAATTGAGCGTGCGTGTTGCTTATCTGTAAGTGTGGTAGGCGCTACTACTATTCAGGCGCTCAACCTTGAATGGCGCCAGATTGATGCGCCGACCGATGTCTTGTCATTTGCCTGTGATTCACCCTTTGATGAGGACATACCTTGTAATGAAGTACTTGAGCTTGGTGATATTGTGCTCGCCCCTGAAATTATTGCCGCGCAAGCCCCTCAATTTGATACAAGTTTTGAAGATGAGTTTCGCTTGATGTTTGTACATGGGCTTCTGCATATATTGGGCTTTGACCACCTCAATGAAAGCGATGCATGCATTATGGAAGCACACGAACTTGCTGTTCTGCAATCCCTTGCCCGTTGGCGGGGGGATGACCCATCGTCTGTGCTTATTGGCCCAACCACCCATCACGAAGATGAATATCTTCAGCTAAAACGATTGAGAGAGCAGCTATGA
- a CDS encoding diacylglycerol kinase family protein yields MIPGSQKDHPSFVRSFAFALEGFMTAVKTERNIKIMLVIGAAALSLGIVLQLDVISWIIILFCCGLVLHAELANTALEAVVDLACQDIHPLAKRAKDIAAASVYVLSCVAAIVGCLVYAHALGWV; encoded by the coding sequence ATGATTCCGGGTTCCCAAAAAGACCATCCAAGTTTTGTCCGCTCATTTGCCTTTGCGCTTGAGGGCTTTATGACAGCGGTAAAAACCGAGCGCAATATTAAAATTATGCTGGTGATAGGAGCGGCTGCGCTAAGTTTAGGTATTGTGCTTCAACTTGATGTCATCTCCTGGATTATCATTTTGTTTTGCTGTGGTTTAGTTTTACATGCTGAGCTTGCAAATACCGCACTTGAGGCGGTGGTCGATCTTGCTTGCCAAGACATTCACCCACTCGCAAAACGTGCGAAAGATATTGCAGCGGCGAGCGTATATGTGCTTTCGTGCGTGGCAGCTATTGTAGGCTGTTTGGTATATGCTCATGCCTTGGGCTGGGTCTAG
- the era gene encoding GTPase Era, translating into MTKHQSINETPDHELSFADFEALSDEELDAYLSKHEDSVSLQVDSNFKSGFVALIGRPNAGKSTLLNACMGQRIAITSPVAQTTRRRMRAVINRPNTQIVIVDTPGLHKPKDGLGTELNRVALAEIQDVDVIAFVVDASAPFGRGDEWVAKHLAHTHAYKLLVLTKADKVGSTEIEAQISAARSVIAFDEVLVVSAHVGFNVESFVQLVTEHLPSGPKWFPEDMDTDEPDEMLVAEFIREKVLLRTSEEIPHSVGVLCNTLEAGKHGLLRINATIFVEREGQKGILIGKKGAMIKRLGSEAREDLERLFNRRVFLELSVKVKPHWRDSARDIRLFGYSLEDE; encoded by the coding sequence ATGACAAAGCATCAAAGCATCAATGAGACACCAGACCATGAGCTGAGCTTTGCTGATTTTGAAGCATTGAGTGATGAGGAGCTTGATGCCTATCTGTCCAAGCACGAGGATTCGGTATCGCTTCAGGTTGACTCAAACTTCAAAAGTGGTTTTGTAGCACTAATTGGTCGCCCAAATGCAGGCAAGTCAACCTTGCTCAATGCGTGTATGGGACAACGCATTGCAATTACCTCACCAGTTGCACAAACAACGCGTCGCCGCATGCGTGCTGTTATCAATCGGCCAAATACACAAATAGTTATCGTAGATACTCCTGGACTTCATAAGCCAAAAGATGGCTTAGGTACCGAGCTAAATCGTGTTGCCTTGGCTGAGATTCAAGATGTTGATGTTATTGCCTTTGTGGTTGATGCGTCTGCGCCCTTTGGACGCGGCGATGAGTGGGTAGCCAAGCATTTGGCTCACACTCATGCCTATAAACTGCTGGTACTCACCAAGGCCGACAAAGTAGGAAGCACAGAAATTGAAGCTCAGATTAGTGCAGCGCGCTCAGTCATCGCGTTTGATGAGGTCTTAGTGGTATCTGCGCACGTTGGCTTTAATGTGGAGTCCTTTGTGCAACTCGTGACCGAGCATTTGCCTTCTGGACCTAAATGGTTTCCTGAGGATATGGATACCGATGAGCCTGATGAGATGCTCGTTGCTGAGTTTATTCGTGAGAAGGTACTGTTGCGTACCAGTGAGGAGATTCCTCATTCGGTGGGTGTCCTTTGTAACACGCTTGAGGCAGGAAAGCATGGTTTGCTGCGCATCAATGCAACAATCTTTGTTGAACGCGAGGGGCAAAAAGGCATTCTTATTGGCAAAAAAGGTGCCATGATTAAGCGCTTAGGAAGTGAAGCGCGCGAAGATTTAGAGCGCCTGTTTAATCGCCGCGTATTTCTGGAGCTTTCGGTAAAGGTTAAGCCTCACTGGCGTGATTCTGCACGTGACATTCGTTTGTTCGGCTATTCGTTAGAAGATGAATAA
- the recO gene encoding DNA repair protein RecO: MPGTKTYRETALVLKKTKLKETDVILTMLAHTGRQIRAVAKGARKPGSRLAARCDLCCIVDALFAKGRNLDIVSQAELIAAPLGAAPSYELLSAASVINDIALLASSEDIEDPFLFAITTRVLELLAQVSSSTQFDMLVAAYIFKVVSHMGYRPDWDSCVSCGDVSVSYISTAAGGSLCASCAHSVAGAEEVDASLFSWLTFYINASFTQLLSTELDAVSATTLLHIAHMWAETHLDTRIRSLEFSLSL, encoded by the coding sequence ATGCCTGGAACCAAGACATATCGCGAAACTGCCTTGGTGCTTAAAAAAACCAAGCTTAAAGAAACTGATGTAATTCTCACCATGCTTGCTCACACCGGACGACAAATTCGTGCTGTGGCAAAAGGTGCTCGAAAACCCGGTTCGCGCTTGGCTGCACGCTGTGACTTATGCTGCATTGTTGATGCCTTATTTGCTAAAGGCCGCAATTTAGATATAGTCTCGCAGGCAGAGCTTATAGCCGCTCCTTTGGGTGCTGCTCCGAGCTATGAGCTGTTAAGTGCCGCAAGTGTCATAAATGATATTGCGCTTCTTGCAAGCTCAGAAGACATAGAAGACCCTTTTTTGTTTGCCATTACAACGCGGGTGCTTGAGCTGTTAGCGCAGGTTTCTAGCAGCACGCAATTTGACATGTTAGTTGCTGCCTACATATTTAAGGTTGTAAGCCACATGGGCTATCGACCAGACTGGGATAGCTGTGTGTCATGTGGAGATGTGTCTGTTTCTTATATCTCAACAGCGGCTGGTGGCAGTTTATGCGCGTCATGTGCACATTCGGTAGCCGGTGCAGAAGAGGTGGATGCTTCTCTTTTTAGTTGGCTCACGTTTTATATCAACGCGAGCTTTACGCAGCTACTATCTACAGAGCTCGATGCTGTATCTGCTACAACACTTCTGCATATTGCACATATGTGGGCTGAAACTCATCTTGATACCCGAATACGTTCACTTGAATTTAGCCTGAGCTTGTAG
- the rpsO gene encoding 30S ribosomal protein S15, with protein MTISKERKAELTLKFGKNAQDTGNSKVQVAILTDRIKELTEHMKSHQKDFHTRRGLLMLVGKRRRLLSYIKKNDINEYRELIHELGIRDNIQ; from the coding sequence ATGACCATCTCCAAAGAGCGCAAGGCTGAACTCACGCTTAAGTTTGGAAAGAATGCCCAAGACACTGGTAATTCTAAGGTTCAGGTGGCAATTCTGACCGATCGCATCAAGGAGCTCACTGAGCACATGAAATCTCATCAGAAAGACTTCCATACCCGTCGTGGTCTTTTGATGCTTGTTGGTAAGCGCCGTCGTCTGCTTTCGTACATCAAGAAAAACGACATTAACGAGTATCGTGAGCTGATTCACGAACTCGGTATCCGCGATAACATTCAGTAG
- a CDS encoding polyribonucleotide nucleotidyltransferase, which produces MTLVSKSFELYGKTYTFEAGELAKQATGAALVKQGDTTVLTTVVVSRERKNYDFFPLTVDFIEKMYAVGRIPGGYLKRESRPSEKATLTSRMIDRPIRPSFPDGFRNEVQIVATSLVADQINPTDVICTMGASLAMTLGGVPFEGPLACVRIGRNRETHEFIVNPTYEERANSDLDLELAGTRDFISMVEASSDEITEEDMLAAMKFGQEAIGAFCDAQLMFVEAYEELNGAIVQREYPLDEPSAEVHERVFAHYDEMACALADADKLARQDKVAALKEAIIAEFSDEEQELFERDLPVQLKKLEKQAMRMMVVETGERVDGRRADEIRPLMVKPNYLPLVHGSGLFQRGQTQVLSVLSLGMLNEAQRLDTIEPEETKRYMHHYNFPPYCTGETGRMGAPKRREIGHGNLAERALLPVLPTETDFPYAIRVVSEVMESNGSSSMASTCGSTLALMDGGVPLKRPVSGIAMGLIQEAGKTVVLSDIQGLEDFLGDMDFKVCGTERGITALQMDNKATGLTFEILAQALQQAKEGRAHILNTMLQAISMPRETTRPTAPRIVSITVPVDKIREVIGTGGKVIRAIQDETGASVDIQEDGTVYVGGTGDTVEMAIERIQLIVKVPEVGETYSGRVVALQPFGAFVNLLPGKDGLLHISRAAKGRVEKIEDVLNVGDEVQVEVIEVDDRGKISLDRLDKPEAPGSANADAPRRERSDRPRRSRAPREFDYTDRRSPGDGGGRTPRRRHVESE; this is translated from the coding sequence ATGACACTCGTATCCAAGTCCTTTGAGCTGTATGGCAAAACCTACACCTTTGAGGCAGGTGAGCTTGCAAAGCAGGCCACCGGTGCCGCGCTTGTAAAGCAAGGCGACACCACCGTTTTAACCACCGTTGTTGTTTCGCGTGAGCGTAAAAACTACGACTTCTTCCCCTTGACGGTAGATTTTATCGAGAAAATGTATGCGGTAGGCCGTATTCCAGGAGGCTATCTCAAGCGTGAGAGCCGACCCTCTGAAAAGGCTACCTTAACTTCACGTATGATTGACCGTCCTATTCGTCCAAGCTTTCCTGATGGCTTTCGCAATGAGGTACAAATTGTTGCTACTTCATTGGTTGCAGATCAGATAAATCCTACCGATGTCATATGCACTATGGGTGCCTCTTTAGCCATGACACTTGGAGGAGTGCCCTTTGAGGGGCCTTTGGCTTGTGTGCGCATTGGCCGCAATCGTGAGACCCATGAGTTTATCGTTAACCCCACCTATGAGGAGCGTGCAAACTCCGACCTCGATTTAGAGCTTGCAGGTACGCGTGACTTTATTTCTATGGTTGAAGCCTCTTCTGATGAGATTACCGAAGAAGATATGCTTGCCGCCATGAAGTTTGGACAAGAAGCTATCGGCGCGTTCTGTGATGCTCAGCTTATGTTTGTTGAGGCGTATGAAGAGCTCAACGGCGCCATTGTTCAGCGTGAATATCCGCTCGATGAGCCTTCTGCAGAAGTTCATGAGCGTGTGTTTGCACACTATGATGAGATGGCATGCGCCCTTGCTGATGCTGATAAGCTAGCACGTCAAGATAAGGTTGCTGCACTTAAAGAGGCTATCATCGCTGAGTTTAGCGATGAGGAGCAAGAGCTTTTTGAGCGCGATTTGCCCGTTCAGCTCAAAAAACTTGAGAAGCAGGCAATGCGTATGATGGTAGTTGAGACTGGCGAGCGTGTTGATGGTCGCCGTGCCGATGAAATTCGTCCGCTTATGGTGAAACCCAACTATCTGCCCCTCGTACATGGCTCTGGTTTGTTCCAGCGCGGACAAACGCAAGTCCTTTCAGTGCTCTCGCTCGGCATGCTCAATGAGGCGCAGCGTCTTGATACCATTGAGCCTGAAGAGACAAAACGCTATATGCATCACTACAATTTCCCGCCGTATTGCACCGGTGAGACTGGTCGCATGGGTGCACCTAAGCGTCGAGAAATTGGTCATGGCAACCTTGCTGAGCGCGCGCTCTTGCCCGTACTGCCCACTGAGACCGATTTCCCGTATGCCATTCGTGTTGTATCTGAGGTTATGGAATCAAACGGCTCTAGTTCAATGGCATCTACCTGCGGTAGCACGCTAGCACTTATGGATGGTGGCGTGCCGCTTAAACGTCCGGTCTCAGGAATTGCTATGGGTCTTATTCAGGAGGCGGGTAAGACCGTTGTGCTTTCTGATATTCAAGGCCTTGAGGACTTCCTCGGTGATATGGACTTTAAGGTATGTGGTACCGAGCGTGGTATTACCGCGTTGCAAATGGATAACAAAGCAACGGGCCTCACCTTTGAGATTCTAGCTCAAGCCTTGCAACAGGCAAAAGAGGGTCGTGCCCATATTCTTAACACCATGCTTCAAGCTATTTCAATGCCGCGCGAGACAACACGTCCTACTGCTCCGCGCATTGTATCTATCACGGTTCCGGTTGACAAAATTCGTGAGGTTATCGGTACAGGTGGCAAGGTAATCCGCGCTATTCAAGACGAGACTGGCGCTTCGGTTGATATTCAAGAAGATGGTACGGTCTATGTAGGTGGCACGGGCGATACCGTTGAGATGGCTATTGAGCGTATTCAGCTGATTGTGAAGGTGCCTGAGGTAGGCGAGACCTATTCGGGTCGTGTGGTAGCGCTTCAACCATTTGGTGCATTTGTTAATCTGTTACCTGGTAAAGACGGACTCCTGCATATTTCACGTGCTGCTAAGGGACGTGTTGAAAAGATTGAAGATGTGCTCAACGTTGGCGATGAAGTACAGGTAGAAGTAATTGAGGTTGATGACCGCGGCAAGATTTCATTAGACCGCCTTGATAAGCCGGAAGCTCCCGGTAGCGCAAACGCGGATGCTCCTCGTCGTGAGCGCAGCGATCGTCCGCGTCGTAGCCGCGCGCCGCGTGAGTTTGACTATACCGATCGTCGAAGCCCCGGAGATGGTGGTGGACGCACGCCACGCCGTCGTCATGTTGAGAGCGAGTAA
- a CDS encoding ribonuclease J: MTTSERTHAPRRMREDAPLKIIPLGGLDGIGKNMTLFECGNDMVLVDAGLMFPDDSQPGIDLVLPDYTYVLEHEDKLRGIIITHGHEDHIGALPYLLRDLNTHVPIYSSKLTIGMIQGKIAEFKIRGQKFREVQSRSHITLGCLRIDFVSITHSIPGAFSLRIKSPQGTVFHTGDYKLDQTPIDGIRPDYAAITQFGAEGIDLLLADSTNSVRPGFTPSEAAVGPYLFDAIKNARGRVFVATFSSQIHRLQQVCDAARACKRKVVVTGRSMLTNTRVARELGYLKLDDADLIDAFDLHGIPDEQIVVLCTGSQGEPLSALSRMANGEHKTLSIHEGDTVILSATPVPGNEKAVQQVVNSLAKLGCDVYDKNRCLIHVSGHGSQEELKLMIGMVNPRYFMPVHGEAIHLRAHAKLGEQMGIPRERIFIVDNGDTLEIKHGRVKRGRAVESGVVYVDGLRIGDTDPIVLRDRQKLASDGMVTAVAVINMKRRCVDKVDFSSRGVSFSVDDAFSADAAETIKNTIARGKFNYTASGTDALRKALRDSLSNYIWNHTRTRPMIIPVVMEV; this comes from the coding sequence ATGACAACAAGCGAACGAACGCATGCACCCCGCCGGATGCGTGAAGATGCTCCCTTAAAGATTATTCCTTTGGGCGGCCTTGATGGTATTGGCAAAAATATGACACTCTTTGAGTGCGGCAATGATATGGTTTTGGTTGATGCGGGTCTTATGTTTCCCGATGATTCTCAGCCCGGAATTGACCTTGTTTTGCCCGACTACACCTATGTACTCGAGCATGAAGATAAGCTTCGAGGAATTATTATTACTCATGGGCATGAAGACCATATTGGTGCTCTGCCATATTTGTTGCGCGACCTTAATACCCACGTTCCCATTTATTCGAGCAAGCTAACCATTGGCATGATTCAGGGCAAAATTGCTGAGTTTAAGATTAGAGGTCAAAAGTTTCGCGAGGTACAGAGCCGCTCACATATTACGCTGGGCTGCTTGAGAATAGACTTTGTATCCATCACTCACTCAATTCCAGGCGCTTTTTCACTGCGTATCAAAAGTCCACAAGGCACTGTTTTTCACACCGGCGATTATAAGCTTGACCAAACTCCCATTGATGGTATTCGTCCTGATTATGCAGCAATTACTCAGTTTGGCGCTGAGGGAATTGATCTCTTGCTCGCTGATTCAACCAACTCCGTGCGCCCCGGTTTTACTCCCTCTGAGGCAGCGGTTGGGCCTTACTTATTTGACGCTATTAAAAACGCCCGTGGCCGCGTGTTTGTAGCAACATTCTCAAGTCAGATACATCGCCTCCAACAGGTATGTGATGCTGCACGGGCCTGCAAACGTAAGGTAGTGGTAACAGGTCGCTCCATGCTCACCAATACGCGTGTGGCTCGTGAGCTTGGCTATCTCAAGCTCGATGACGCTGATTTGATTGATGCGTTTGACTTGCACGGTATTCCTGATGAACAAATTGTTGTGCTTTGCACAGGTTCTCAGGGAGAACCGCTCTCAGCGCTTTCACGCATGGCAAACGGCGAGCATAAAACACTTTCTATTCATGAGGGTGACACAGTAATCCTCTCTGCCACTCCGGTTCCCGGAAATGAAAAGGCAGTGCAGCAGGTTGTTAACAGCTTAGCTAAGCTTGGGTGCGATGTGTACGATAAGAATCGCTGCTTAATACACGTATCAGGACACGGAAGCCAAGAAGAGCTTAAGCTCATGATTGGTATGGTTAATCCACGCTACTTTATGCCGGTGCATGGCGAAGCGATTCATTTGCGAGCTCATGCCAAGCTAGGAGAGCAGATGGGTATTCCGCGCGAGCGTATTTTCATTGTTGACAATGGTGATACGCTTGAGATTAAGCACGGCAGAGTAAAGCGTGGTCGAGCGGTTGAATCGGGTGTTGTCTATGTTGATGGTCTCCGTATTGGTGATACCGACCCCATCGTCTTGCGCGACCGCCAAAAGCTCGCGAGCGATGGCATGGTAACTGCAGTTGCTGTTATCAATATGAAGCGTCGATGCGTCGATAAAGTTGATTTTTCATCCCGCGGTGTATCGTTTAGTGTTGATGATGCCTTTAGTGCTGATGCCGCAGAAACTATCAAAAACACAATTGCTCGTGGTAAATTTAACTATACAGCCAGCGGAACCGATGCGCTCAGAAAGGCGCTGCGCGATTCCTTGTCAAACTATATCTGGAATCACACGCGCACACGTCCCATGATTATTCCTGTGGTAATGGAGGTCTAA